The proteins below are encoded in one region of Epinephelus lanceolatus isolate andai-2023 chromosome 7, ASM4190304v1, whole genome shotgun sequence:
- the gpc4 gene encoding glypican-4 isoform X2, translated as MKTLLVLCVVCTLVVLSVAVTAEQKLKNCNDVRAAYSSKGFNVNDVPNKGVNGAPLKVCPQGFSCCTVEMEEKLSQQSHTEIKAPVSRLSTNLQSTFRQRHNHFDKFFRELLKNAEVSLHNMFVRTYGMMYVQNAELFKNFFAALTRYYVSGSAAVNLDSMLADFWADLLERMFRLVNVQYEFSDAYMECVSRHTEQLQPFGDVPRKLRIQLTRAFVAARTFVRGLTLMPEVVNKVSTVSASPSCVRAAMKMLYCPYCSGQVALKPCQNYCLNVLRGCLANQADLDTEWNNFLDAMLSLAERLEGPFNFESVMDPIDVKISDAIMNMQENSMQVSQKVFQGCGQPKPSMAFRSKRSIKDTGFNGRFRPYSPDARPTTAAGTSLDRLTSDVKKKLKHAKKFWSTLPETVCAGERIAPGDECWNGTAKSRYESVVIGNGLANQVSNPDVDVDITKPDIVIRSQIAVLKEMTSWLKAAHSGNDISVDNDDDGSGGEESGSGCDSPSCDTDQDIYFSTPPNPGNPRVNQVVVGEGPSGGGVVSQGSMALALCGLALALLAPHLR; from the exons GAGCCCCCCTAAAAGTGTGTCCGCAGGGTTTCTCCTGCTGCACagtggagatggaggagaagctgagCCAGCAGAGCCACACGGAGATCAAAGCTCCCGTCTCCAGGCTTAGCACTAACCTACAATCCACCTTCAGACAGAGGCACAACCACTTTGACA AGTTTTTCCGTGAGCTTTTGAAAAATGCAGAGGTCTCGCTGCACAACATGTTTGTGCGAACGTATGGGATGATGTACGTGCAAAACGCAGAACTGTTCAAGAACTTCTTTGCGGCCCTAACTCGGTACTATGTGTCGGGCAGCGCTGCCGTCAACCTGGACTCTATGCTGGCAGACTTCTGGGCCGACCTCCTGGAGAGGATGTTTCGGCTGGTCAACGTGCAGTACGAATTCAGCGACGCCTATATGGAGTGTGTCAGCCGGCACACGGAGCAGCTGCAGCCCTTCGGCGATGTGCCTCGCAAGCTCCGCATCCAGCTGACACGGGCTTTTGTTGCTGCACGCACCTTCGTGCGCGGCCTGACACTCATGCCGGAGGTGGTCAATAAAGTTTCTACG GTCAGTGCCTCTCCCAGCTGTGTGCGAGCGGCCATGAAGATGTTGTACTGTCCCTACTGCTCGGGCCAAGTGGCCCTGAAACCCTGCCAGAATTACTGTCTGAATGTGTTGCGTGGGTGTTTGGCCAACCAGGCTGACTTGGACACGGAATGGAACAACTTCCTTG ATGCCATGCTTAGTCTAGCAGAGAGGCTCGAAGGTCCCTTTAATTTTGAGTCGGTCATGGATCCCATCGACGTGAAGATTTCAGATGCCATCATGAACATGCAGGAGAACAGCATGCAAGTGTCGCAGAAA GTTTTCCAGGGATGTGGGCAGCCTAAACCAAGCATGGCCTTCCGTTCCAAGCGCTCCATCAAAGATACAGGCTTTAACGGCCGCTTCCGCCCTTACAGTCCCGATGCTAGGCCCACTACTGCTGCCGGGACGAGTTTAGATCGACTG aCAAGTGATGTGAAGAAGAAGCTGAAACATGCAAAGAAGTTCTGGTCCACATTGCCAGAGACAGTGTGTGCAGGGGAAAGGATCGCACCTGGGGACGAGTGCTGGAACGGAACAGCAAAAAGCAG ATACGAGTCAGTTGTCATTGGCAATGGCCTGGCCAATCAGGTATCAAACCCTGACGTGGACGTGGACATCACAAAGCCCGACATTGTGATTCGCAGTCAGATCGCAGTTTTGAAGGAAATGACAAGCTGGCTCAAAGCTGCGCACAGCGGCAATGACATCTCTGTCGATAACG ATGACGATGgcagtggaggagaggagagcggCAGCGGTTGTGACTCTCCGTCCTGCGACACAGACCAGGACATCTACTTCTCCACTCCGCCGAACCCTGGCAATCCTAGGGTCAATCAAGTGGTGGTGGGCGAAGGTCCTTCGGGCGGGGGGGTTGTCTCACAGGGAAGCATGGCGCTGGCGCTCTGCGGGCTGGCCCTGGCCCTGCTGGCTCCCCACTTGAGATAA
- the gpc4 gene encoding glypican-4 isoform X1, with the protein MKTLLVLCVVCTLVVLSVAVTAEQKLKNCNDVRAAYSSKGFNVNDVPNKGVNGAPLKVCPQGFSCCTVEMEEKLSQQSHTEIKAPVSRLSTNLQSTFRQRHNHFDKFFRELLKNAEVSLHNMFVRTYGMMYVQNAELFKNFFAALTRYYVSGSAAVNLDSMLADFWADLLERMFRLVNVQYEFSDAYMECVSRHTEQLQPFGDVPRKLRIQLTRAFVAARTFVRGLTLMPEVVNKVSTVSASPSCVRAAMKMLYCPYCSGQVALKPCQNYCLNVLRGCLANQADLDTEWNNFLDAMLSLAERLEGPFNFESVMDPIDVKISDAIMNMQENSMQVSQKVFQGCGQPKPSMAFRSKRSIKDTGFNGRFRPYSPDARPTTAAGTSLDRLTSDVKKKLKHAKKFWSTLPETVCAGERIAPGDECWNGTAKSRYESVVIGNGLANQVSNPDVDVDITKPDIVIRSQIAVLKEMTSWLKAAHSGNDISVDNGEDDDDGSGGEESGSGCDSPSCDTDQDIYFSTPPNPGNPRVNQVVVGEGPSGGGVVSQGSMALALCGLALALLAPHLR; encoded by the exons GAGCCCCCCTAAAAGTGTGTCCGCAGGGTTTCTCCTGCTGCACagtggagatggaggagaagctgagCCAGCAGAGCCACACGGAGATCAAAGCTCCCGTCTCCAGGCTTAGCACTAACCTACAATCCACCTTCAGACAGAGGCACAACCACTTTGACA AGTTTTTCCGTGAGCTTTTGAAAAATGCAGAGGTCTCGCTGCACAACATGTTTGTGCGAACGTATGGGATGATGTACGTGCAAAACGCAGAACTGTTCAAGAACTTCTTTGCGGCCCTAACTCGGTACTATGTGTCGGGCAGCGCTGCCGTCAACCTGGACTCTATGCTGGCAGACTTCTGGGCCGACCTCCTGGAGAGGATGTTTCGGCTGGTCAACGTGCAGTACGAATTCAGCGACGCCTATATGGAGTGTGTCAGCCGGCACACGGAGCAGCTGCAGCCCTTCGGCGATGTGCCTCGCAAGCTCCGCATCCAGCTGACACGGGCTTTTGTTGCTGCACGCACCTTCGTGCGCGGCCTGACACTCATGCCGGAGGTGGTCAATAAAGTTTCTACG GTCAGTGCCTCTCCCAGCTGTGTGCGAGCGGCCATGAAGATGTTGTACTGTCCCTACTGCTCGGGCCAAGTGGCCCTGAAACCCTGCCAGAATTACTGTCTGAATGTGTTGCGTGGGTGTTTGGCCAACCAGGCTGACTTGGACACGGAATGGAACAACTTCCTTG ATGCCATGCTTAGTCTAGCAGAGAGGCTCGAAGGTCCCTTTAATTTTGAGTCGGTCATGGATCCCATCGACGTGAAGATTTCAGATGCCATCATGAACATGCAGGAGAACAGCATGCAAGTGTCGCAGAAA GTTTTCCAGGGATGTGGGCAGCCTAAACCAAGCATGGCCTTCCGTTCCAAGCGCTCCATCAAAGATACAGGCTTTAACGGCCGCTTCCGCCCTTACAGTCCCGATGCTAGGCCCACTACTGCTGCCGGGACGAGTTTAGATCGACTG aCAAGTGATGTGAAGAAGAAGCTGAAACATGCAAAGAAGTTCTGGTCCACATTGCCAGAGACAGTGTGTGCAGGGGAAAGGATCGCACCTGGGGACGAGTGCTGGAACGGAACAGCAAAAAGCAG ATACGAGTCAGTTGTCATTGGCAATGGCCTGGCCAATCAGGTATCAAACCCTGACGTGGACGTGGACATCACAAAGCCCGACATTGTGATTCGCAGTCAGATCGCAGTTTTGAAGGAAATGACAAGCTGGCTCAAAGCTGCGCACAGCGGCAATGACATCTCTGTCGATAACGGTGAGGATG ATGACGATGgcagtggaggagaggagagcggCAGCGGTTGTGACTCTCCGTCCTGCGACACAGACCAGGACATCTACTTCTCCACTCCGCCGAACCCTGGCAATCCTAGGGTCAATCAAGTGGTGGTGGGCGAAGGTCCTTCGGGCGGGGGGGTTGTCTCACAGGGAAGCATGGCGCTGGCGCTCTGCGGGCTGGCCCTGGCCCTGCTGGCTCCCCACTTGAGATAA